In Rosa chinensis cultivar Old Blush chromosome 1, RchiOBHm-V2, whole genome shotgun sequence, a genomic segment contains:
- the LOC112199351 gene encoding transcription initiation factor TFIID subunit 4b-like, with protein MGFSPFFPNPLFPPVKNPNKRSASPPPSKKQKVADDEIDTDQEGIEQLRDVVSVSGVDLVEEQERMLLLSVPKKRQASRKLVLQENQEGLVLQKIPLQKKLEGIMGRCGLRIGVDKDVERCLSMCVVERMRGIICNLIRQSNQRVDCEKSRHYTVSTSDVKQEIMILNKKAREELLEKAQKLNEAKVSSNGFDGVKDKHDDGEDKMRRSTAAANVAALAALGGHDILAKWKLKADQLSREKRRGKDVNPKATSTVGRTIEAEKRGGVEAMVSAAGSAVGKFGRNCQVMMMPQTKVASTRSTSVKDVIAVLEKEPQTSKSTLIYLLMNTAAGE; from the coding sequence ATGGGGTTTTCACCATTCTTCCCAAACCCTCTGTTTCCTCCTGTCAAAAACCCTAACAAGCGTAGTGCTTCTCCACCACCAAGTAAGAAGCAAAAGGTAGCTGATGATGAGATCGACACAGATCAAGAAGGCATTGAGCAACTCCGCGACGTCGTTTCGGTCAGTGGAGTCGATCTTGTGGAAGAGCAAGAGCGCATGCTGTTGCTTTCGGTGCCCAAGAAACGGCAAGCATCTCGAAAACTTGTGCTTCAAGAAAACCAAGAAGGGCTGGTTTTGCAGAAGATTCCCTTGCAGAAAAAGTTGGAGGGAATCATGGGGAGGTGTGGTTTGAGAATTGGTGTAGACAAAGATGTGGAGAGATGCTTGTCAATGTGTGTGGTGGAGAGAATGAGGGGGATCATATGCAATTTGATTAGACAGTCGAATCAGCGGGTTGATTGCGAAAAATCGAGACACTACACTGTTTCTACATCTGATGTGAAGCAAGAAATTATGATTCTCAACAAGAAAGCTAGGGAAGAGTTGCTGGAAAAGGCTCAGAAGCTTAATGAAGCTAAGGTTAGCAGTAACGGATTTGACGGTGTTAAGGATAAACATGACGATGGAGAAGACAAAATGAGGAGAAGTACAGCAGCAGCAAATGTTGCTGCCCTTGCTGCTCTTGGAGGACATGACATATTGGCGAAATGGAAACTTAAGGCGGATCAGCTATCCCGAGAGAAGCGTCGAGGTAAAGATGTAAACCCCAAGGCTACATCAACTGTTGGAAGAACAATAGAAGCGGAGAAAAGGGGCGGTGTAGAAGCTATGGTGTCTGCAGCTGGGAGTGCTGTTGGAAAGTTTGGGAGGAATTGCCAAGTTATGATGATGCCTCAAACAAAGGTGGCTAGTACTCGTAGTACATCTGTCAAGGATGTGATTGCTGTTCTGGAAAAGGAACCTCAGACGTCCAAGTCTACTTTGATATATTTGCTAATGAACACTGCAGCCGGTGAATAA